A stretch of the Lactuca sativa cultivar Salinas chromosome 9, Lsat_Salinas_v11, whole genome shotgun sequence genome encodes the following:
- the LOC111917684 gene encoding serine--tRNA ligase, chloroplastic/mitochondrial isoform X1 encodes MGLQCCFGGTTIQTLKLASIPYMTCSTSSSLRSSAAISRRLTLFKTLSASLSRNSTHRFPFLIRALSSAAASAQPVADSTTIASADYSVVKPQWKAAIDFKSILENKSAVAANLKNRNSTANLELVIELYEKLLQLQKEVEELRYERNAVANKMKGKVEPLERQRLIEEGKNLKEKLFTLEEDLIKLTDSLQREAQCIPNMTHPDVPIGGEDSSIIRKTIGVPREFTFPIKDHVQLGKELDLFDFDAAAEVSGSKFYYLKNEAVLLEMGLINWTLSEVMKRGFTPLTTPEIARSLVVEKCGFQPRGDNTQVYSIEGSDQCLIGTAEIPVGGIHMDSILADSALPLKYVAFSHCFRTEAGAAGAATRGLYRVHQFSKVEMFILCRPEESNTYHQELIEIEEDLFSKLGLHFKTLDMGTGDLGAPAYRKFDIEAWMPGLDRYGEISSASNCTDYQSRRLGIRFRPENPTNPGNTKKGKARNLAPPEFVHTLNATACAVPRMIVCLLENYQQEDGTVIVPEPLRPFMGGIKLITHKSK; translated from the exons ATGGGGCTGCAGTGCTGTTTTGGTGGAACTACCATTCAAACCCTAAAACTCGCGTCAATTCCATACATGACGTGTTCAACATCATCGTCACTGCGATCCTCCGCCGCCATTTCAAGACGTTTAACTCTCTTCAAAACCCTATCCGCATCTCTCTCACGCAACTCGACACACCGGTTTCCGTTCCTCATCAGAGCACTATCCTCAGCGGCGGCTTCTGCACAACCGGTTGCTGATTCCACTACCATTGCTTCAGCGGATTACT CAGTTGTGAAACCTCAGTGGAAAGCAGCAATTGATTTCAAGTCTATTCTCGAGAACAAATCGGCAGTAGCAGCAAACCTCAAGAACAGGAATTCCACAGCTAACCTGGAATTAGTCATTGAGCTTTACGAGAAGTTACTGCAACTTCAAAAG GAAGTTGAAGAGCTCCGATATGAAAGAAATGCAGTTGCAAACAAGATGAAAGGAAAAGTGGAACCATTAGAGCGTCAAAGACTCATAGAAGAAG GAAAGAATTTGAAGGAAAAACTGTTTACACTGGAAGAAGATCTTATCAAACTTACAGATTCTCTTCAAAGGGAAGCACAATGTATCCCAAATATGACACATCCAGATGTCCCAATTGGAGGGGAAGATAGTTCAATAATTAGGAAAACT ATTGGTGTCCCCCGTGAATTCACCTTTCCTATCAAGGACCATGTACAACTTGGGAAAGAGCTCGATCTTTTTGATTTTGATGCTGCTGCAGAG GTTAGTGGATCAAAGTTCTATTACCTAAAAAACGAAGCAGTTTTATTAGAAATGGGTCTTATAAACTGGACTCTTTCAGAAGTAATGAAAAGGGGTTTTACTCCTCTCACAACTCCAGAAATTGCTAGATCTTTAGTGGTTGAAAAGTGTGGCTTCCAACCTCGTGGAGATAACACTCAG GTTTATTCCATTGAGGGTAGTGATCAATGTCTTATTGGGACTGCAGAAATCCCTGTTGGAGGAATACACATGGACTCCATTCTTGCTGACTCAGCATTACCTTTAAAGTATGTTGCCTTTTCCCATTGCTTTCGtacagaagcaggtgcagctggaGCAGCTACTAG GGGTCTATACAGAGTGCACCAATTTAGCAAAGTTGAGATGTTCATATTATGCAGACCTGAAGAAAGTAACACCTACCACCAGGAGCTAATTGAAATCGAAGAGGATCTTTTTTCAAAATTAGGACTTCATTTCAA AACATTGGATATGGGAACCGGGGATTTAGGTGCTCCTGCTTACCGTAAATTTGATATTGAAGCCTGGATGCCAGGTTTAGATCGATATGGAGAG ATATCGAGTGCATCGAATTGTACAGACTACCAAAGCCGAAGATTAGGAATCCGATTCCGTCCGGAAAATCCAACAAATCCCGGAAATACAAAAAAAGGAAAAGCCCGGAATCTGGCGCCACCGGAATTCGTTCACACACTAAATGCAACTGCGTGTGCGGTCCCGCGTATGATTGTGTGTTTGCTTGAGAACTACCAACAAGAAGATGGAACCGTTATTGTTCCGGAACCATTAAGGCCTTTCATGGGTGGGATTAAATTAATAAcccataaatcaaaataa
- the LOC111917684 gene encoding serine--tRNA ligase, chloroplastic/mitochondrial isoform X3 gives MKGKVEPLERQRLIEEGKNLKEKLFTLEEDLIKLTDSLQREAQCIPNMTHPDVPIGGEDSSIIRKTIGVPREFTFPIKDHVQLGKELDLFDFDAAAEVSGSKFYYLKNEAVLLEMGLINWTLSEVMKRGFTPLTTPEIARSLVVEKCGFQPRGDNTQVYSIEGSDQCLIGTAEIPVGGIHMDSILADSALPLKYVAFSHCFRTEAGAAGAATRGLYRVHQFSKVEMFILCRPEESNTYHQELIEIEEDLFSKLGLHFKTLDMGTGDLGAPAYRKFDIEAWMPGLDRYGEISSASNCTDYQSRRLGIRFRPENPTNPGNTKKGKARNLAPPEFVHTLNATACAVPRMIVCLLENYQQEDGTVIVPEPLRPFMGGIKLITHKSK, from the exons ATGAAAGGAAAAGTGGAACCATTAGAGCGTCAAAGACTCATAGAAGAAG GAAAGAATTTGAAGGAAAAACTGTTTACACTGGAAGAAGATCTTATCAAACTTACAGATTCTCTTCAAAGGGAAGCACAATGTATCCCAAATATGACACATCCAGATGTCCCAATTGGAGGGGAAGATAGTTCAATAATTAGGAAAACT ATTGGTGTCCCCCGTGAATTCACCTTTCCTATCAAGGACCATGTACAACTTGGGAAAGAGCTCGATCTTTTTGATTTTGATGCTGCTGCAGAG GTTAGTGGATCAAAGTTCTATTACCTAAAAAACGAAGCAGTTTTATTAGAAATGGGTCTTATAAACTGGACTCTTTCAGAAGTAATGAAAAGGGGTTTTACTCCTCTCACAACTCCAGAAATTGCTAGATCTTTAGTGGTTGAAAAGTGTGGCTTCCAACCTCGTGGAGATAACACTCAG GTTTATTCCATTGAGGGTAGTGATCAATGTCTTATTGGGACTGCAGAAATCCCTGTTGGAGGAATACACATGGACTCCATTCTTGCTGACTCAGCATTACCTTTAAAGTATGTTGCCTTTTCCCATTGCTTTCGtacagaagcaggtgcagctggaGCAGCTACTAG GGGTCTATACAGAGTGCACCAATTTAGCAAAGTTGAGATGTTCATATTATGCAGACCTGAAGAAAGTAACACCTACCACCAGGAGCTAATTGAAATCGAAGAGGATCTTTTTTCAAAATTAGGACTTCATTTCAA AACATTGGATATGGGAACCGGGGATTTAGGTGCTCCTGCTTACCGTAAATTTGATATTGAAGCCTGGATGCCAGGTTTAGATCGATATGGAGAG ATATCGAGTGCATCGAATTGTACAGACTACCAAAGCCGAAGATTAGGAATCCGATTCCGTCCGGAAAATCCAACAAATCCCGGAAATACAAAAAAAGGAAAAGCCCGGAATCTGGCGCCACCGGAATTCGTTCACACACTAAATGCAACTGCGTGTGCGGTCCCGCGTATGATTGTGTGTTTGCTTGAGAACTACCAACAAGAAGATGGAACCGTTATTGTTCCGGAACCATTAAGGCCTTTCATGGGTGGGATTAAATTAATAAcccataaatcaaaataa
- the LOC111917684 gene encoding serine--tRNA ligase, chloroplastic/mitochondrial isoform X2: protein MGLQCCFGGTTIQTLKLASIPYMTCSTSSSLRSSAAISRRLTLFKTLSASLSRNSTHRFPFLIRALSSAAASAQPVADSTTIASADYFVKPQWKAAIDFKSILENKSAVAANLKNRNSTANLELVIELYEKLLQLQKEVEELRYERNAVANKMKGKVEPLERQRLIEEGKNLKEKLFTLEEDLIKLTDSLQREAQCIPNMTHPDVPIGGEDSSIIRKTIGVPREFTFPIKDHVQLGKELDLFDFDAAAEVSGSKFYYLKNEAVLLEMGLINWTLSEVMKRGFTPLTTPEIARSLVVEKCGFQPRGDNTQVYSIEGSDQCLIGTAEIPVGGIHMDSILADSALPLKYVAFSHCFRTEAGAAGAATRGLYRVHQFSKVEMFILCRPEESNTYHQELIEIEEDLFSKLGLHFKTLDMGTGDLGAPAYRKFDIEAWMPGLDRYGEISSASNCTDYQSRRLGIRFRPENPTNPGNTKKGKARNLAPPEFVHTLNATACAVPRMIVCLLENYQQEDGTVIVPEPLRPFMGGIKLITHKSK from the exons ATGGGGCTGCAGTGCTGTTTTGGTGGAACTACCATTCAAACCCTAAAACTCGCGTCAATTCCATACATGACGTGTTCAACATCATCGTCACTGCGATCCTCCGCCGCCATTTCAAGACGTTTAACTCTCTTCAAAACCCTATCCGCATCTCTCTCACGCAACTCGACACACCGGTTTCCGTTCCTCATCAGAGCACTATCCTCAGCGGCGGCTTCTGCACAACCGGTTGCTGATTCCACTACCATTGCTTCAGCGGATTACT TTGTGAAACCTCAGTGGAAAGCAGCAATTGATTTCAAGTCTATTCTCGAGAACAAATCGGCAGTAGCAGCAAACCTCAAGAACAGGAATTCCACAGCTAACCTGGAATTAGTCATTGAGCTTTACGAGAAGTTACTGCAACTTCAAAAG GAAGTTGAAGAGCTCCGATATGAAAGAAATGCAGTTGCAAACAAGATGAAAGGAAAAGTGGAACCATTAGAGCGTCAAAGACTCATAGAAGAAG GAAAGAATTTGAAGGAAAAACTGTTTACACTGGAAGAAGATCTTATCAAACTTACAGATTCTCTTCAAAGGGAAGCACAATGTATCCCAAATATGACACATCCAGATGTCCCAATTGGAGGGGAAGATAGTTCAATAATTAGGAAAACT ATTGGTGTCCCCCGTGAATTCACCTTTCCTATCAAGGACCATGTACAACTTGGGAAAGAGCTCGATCTTTTTGATTTTGATGCTGCTGCAGAG GTTAGTGGATCAAAGTTCTATTACCTAAAAAACGAAGCAGTTTTATTAGAAATGGGTCTTATAAACTGGACTCTTTCAGAAGTAATGAAAAGGGGTTTTACTCCTCTCACAACTCCAGAAATTGCTAGATCTTTAGTGGTTGAAAAGTGTGGCTTCCAACCTCGTGGAGATAACACTCAG GTTTATTCCATTGAGGGTAGTGATCAATGTCTTATTGGGACTGCAGAAATCCCTGTTGGAGGAATACACATGGACTCCATTCTTGCTGACTCAGCATTACCTTTAAAGTATGTTGCCTTTTCCCATTGCTTTCGtacagaagcaggtgcagctggaGCAGCTACTAG GGGTCTATACAGAGTGCACCAATTTAGCAAAGTTGAGATGTTCATATTATGCAGACCTGAAGAAAGTAACACCTACCACCAGGAGCTAATTGAAATCGAAGAGGATCTTTTTTCAAAATTAGGACTTCATTTCAA AACATTGGATATGGGAACCGGGGATTTAGGTGCTCCTGCTTACCGTAAATTTGATATTGAAGCCTGGATGCCAGGTTTAGATCGATATGGAGAG ATATCGAGTGCATCGAATTGTACAGACTACCAAAGCCGAAGATTAGGAATCCGATTCCGTCCGGAAAATCCAACAAATCCCGGAAATACAAAAAAAGGAAAAGCCCGGAATCTGGCGCCACCGGAATTCGTTCACACACTAAATGCAACTGCGTGTGCGGTCCCGCGTATGATTGTGTGTTTGCTTGAGAACTACCAACAAGAAGATGGAACCGTTATTGTTCCGGAACCATTAAGGCCTTTCATGGGTGGGATTAAATTAATAAcccataaatcaaaataa